A DNA window from Lujinxingia litoralis contains the following coding sequences:
- a CDS encoding BamA/TamA family outer membrane protein has product MTNAVCAKGLAALGLFTALSLVAGVVNAQESQGGGESYRVDAIVVEGLLRTRREVVEQELLFGEGDRIEQAQLDESLQRLRNTGLFRAVDVDVVDTTVAAVGAPVATVESGRLLRVRVDERWTLLPSIRFGRGGDDVELLLGLQDANLFGSYLQLGGSFHRLAGVNSYSIWFRDPRFLSQRQALFVEGSLRNRVESVYDIAGDLKGGYAVSRRYFGSSLEREWRRWLTSGLYLSFSDDTFSYQRTEESRRIRQEERGGLPSEMQTLTLGTSTSLGRINRDSYLREGTLYTLRFNQSFHFGGEPTGSSRLEMSLLKFWKLPWQANLGVRAIMGFSNVEAEHLQFNAGGLNGLRGTVSMRYRGKNYWLFNAEYRIPSLDHRWLVLQHVAFVDAVGVTPYPYQIFGTTAFTTGVGLRLLSPKIYGLIVRIDYALPLGGADGPGLSFGAGQVF; this is encoded by the coding sequence ATGACTAACGCGGTGTGCGCTAAAGGGCTCGCCGCGCTGGGGCTGTTCACAGCGCTGAGCCTCGTTGCTGGGGTCGTGAATGCCCAGGAGTCTCAGGGCGGTGGCGAGTCCTATCGGGTAGATGCCATCGTTGTTGAAGGGCTCTTGCGTACGCGCCGGGAGGTTGTGGAGCAAGAGTTGCTTTTTGGGGAAGGCGATCGCATCGAACAAGCGCAACTCGATGAGAGTCTGCAGCGGTTGCGCAACACCGGGCTCTTTCGGGCGGTGGACGTCGACGTGGTGGATACCACGGTGGCCGCGGTGGGTGCGCCGGTGGCGACGGTAGAGTCAGGGCGGCTGCTGCGCGTGCGTGTCGATGAGCGCTGGACCTTGTTGCCCTCCATTCGGTTCGGCCGCGGGGGCGATGATGTGGAGCTTCTGCTGGGCTTGCAGGACGCCAACCTCTTTGGGAGTTACCTCCAGCTGGGAGGTAGTTTTCACAGGTTGGCCGGGGTGAACTCGTACTCGATCTGGTTTCGCGATCCGCGTTTTCTCTCTCAGCGCCAGGCGCTCTTTGTGGAGGGCTCGCTAAGGAACCGGGTCGAATCGGTCTACGACATCGCCGGCGATCTTAAAGGGGGCTATGCGGTATCGAGGCGCTATTTCGGGAGTTCGCTGGAGAGAGAATGGCGGCGCTGGCTGACCTCCGGGTTATACCTCTCTTTTTCAGATGATACATTCAGCTATCAGCGGACCGAGGAGTCGCGACGTATTCGCCAGGAAGAGCGCGGCGGGCTGCCCTCGGAGATGCAGACGCTGACCCTGGGGACATCCACGTCACTGGGGCGCATCAATCGCGACAGTTATTTGCGCGAGGGCACGCTCTACACGCTGAGGTTCAATCAGAGCTTTCATTTCGGGGGTGAGCCGACGGGGTCCAGCCGGCTTGAGATGAGCTTGCTCAAGTTCTGGAAATTGCCCTGGCAAGCCAATCTTGGTGTGCGCGCGATCATGGGGTTTAGCAACGTCGAAGCCGAGCATCTTCAGTTCAACGCCGGCGGGCTGAACGGGCTGCGGGGGACGGTAAGCATGCGCTACCGTGGAAAAAACTACTGGCTCTTTAATGCGGAGTACCGCATCCCCTCGCTCGATCATCGTTGGCTGGTGTTGCAGCACGTGGCGTTTGTGGATGCGGTCGGTGTGACTCCGTATCCCTATCAGATTTTCGGGACCACGGCGTTCACCACCGGAGTGGGGCTGAGGCTGCTCTCGCCAAAGATCTACGGATTGATCGTTCGCATCGACTATGCGCTTCCGCTGGGCGGTGCTGATGGGCCGGGGTTAAGTTTCGGGGCCGGCCAGGTCTTTTGA